Below is a genomic region from Pectobacterium polaris.
CGCAGCAAACGGAATTTATGTATTTCTTCCCGCTGCTGTTGGCCTATTCGTTGACCTACATGCCGACTATCGCACTGACTAACAGCATCGCTTTCTCGCATGTGGCCGATGTAGAACGGGATTTTCCACGTATCCGGGTATTGGGAACGATTGGCTGGATCGCCTCCGGGATCGTCTGCGGTTTTCTGCCGACATGGCTTGGATTTAGCGATATTTCGCCCACCAATGTTCCGCTGCTGATTACCGCTGCCAGCTCCGCGTTGCTCGGCGTCTTTGCCTTTTTCCTGCCCAATACGCCACCAAAAAGCACTGGCAAGATGGATGTTAAAGTCATGCTGGGGCTGGACGCGCTTGTGCTGTTGAAAGACAAAAACTTTCTGGTGTTTTTTGTCTGCTCCTTCTTGTTCGCGATGCCGCTGGCGTTTTATTACATTTTTGCCACGGGCTTCCTCACCGAAGTTGGCATGAAAAATGCCACTGGCTGGATGACGCTGGGCCAGTTCTCTGAAATCTTCTTTATGCTGGCGCTGCCGTTTTTCACCAAGCGTTTTGGTATTAAAAAGGTATTGTTGCTGGGGCTGGTGACAGCGGCTATCCGCTATGTCTTTTTCGTCTACGGCGACGCTTACCACTACTTCACGTATGCACTGCTGTTCCTCGGCATTCTGCTGCACGGCGTGAGTTACGATTTTTACTATGTGACCGCCTATATCTACGTTGATAAAAAAGCGCCGGTGCATATGCGCACGGCCGCGCAGGGGCTGATTACGCTCTGCTGTCAGGGCTTCGGCAGCCTGTTGGGATATCGTCTGGGTGGCGTGATGATGGAGAAACTTTTCGCCCACGGTGAGCCGGTGAACGGCCTGACCTTTAACTGGACCGGTATGTGGCTGTTTGGTGCGGTGATGATCGCGATTATTGCGCTGATCTTTATCCTGTTTTTCCGTGAATCGGATAAGACGATCTCGACCATTGATGTAGACGGTGCAAAAAACAAGCATTTCAGTACAGAGGAAAGCAAATGAAACAAGAACGTATTCTCGGTGCCTTATACGGCCAGGCTTTAGGCGATGCGATGGGCATGCCATCGGAACTGTGGCCCCGAACGCGTGTGAAAGCGCATTTCGGCTGGATTGATCGCTTTTTACCCGGACCGGTGGAAAACAATGCGGCGTGCTATTTTGGCCGCGGCGAGTTTACGGATGATACCTCGATGGCGCTGAGTCTGGCCGACGCCATCATTGAATGCGATGGCGACATCAACGCCGATGCGATTGGTCGCCACATCCTGAAATGGGCAGAATCGTTCGATGCATTTAATAAGAATGTACTCGGCCCAACCTCTAAAATTGCGTTGAAGGCGATTCGTCAGGGAACACCGGTCAGCGAGCTGGAAAATAATGGCGTCACGAACGGCGCGGCGATGCGGGCTTCCCCGCTAGGCTGTCTGCTGCCTGCGCACGATCTTGATGAATTCATCGATCAGGTAGCGCTGGCATCCAGCCCGACACATAAATCCGATTTGGCGATTGCGGGGGCGGTCGTCGTTGCCTGGGCTATTTCCCGGGCAGTTGACGGCGCCAGCTGGCAGGAGATTGTCGACGCGTTGCCGTCTGTGGCACGCCACGCGCAGGAAAAGCGTATCACGACGTTTAGCGCCTCCCTTGCCGCGCGTCTGGAGCTGGCACTGAGTATCGTGCGCCGTGCAAACGGGACGGAAAGCGCTAGCGAACAGCTTTATCAGCTGATTGGCGCGGGAACGAGCACCATTGAATCCGTTGCTACCGCCATCGCGATGGTGGAATTGGCGCAGACCGACCCAAATCGCTGTGCGATTCTGTGCGCCAACCTCGGAGGGGATACCGACACTATCGGGGCGATGGCGACTGCAATATGCGGTGCGCTGCACGGGGTCACGGCAATTGATGCCGCGCTGAAGCAGGAGCTGGATGACATTAACCAGCTTGATTTTCGCCGCTACGCCAGCCTGCTCCAGCAATACCGCTCAGCACGGGAGGCGTGATGAAGGCCAGCGAACTTGCCGCAAAACTGGATGGACTAACGACGCGTCAGCCGCTGACCATCATCGGGGCGGCGGTGATTGACGTGATTGCCGATGCTTACGCTCTGCCGTATCGCGGGTGTGATATCGAACTGAAGCAGCAAAGCGTGAATATTGGCGGCTGTGCCTTGAACATTGCCATCGCGCTTAAACGCCTTGGGATAGCCGCACAAAACGCCTTGCCTGTCGGGCAGGGCGTGTGGGCGGATATCATTCGTCAGAGTCTGGAAAAGCAAAATATCACCACGGTGGTACAAACCGATTCGGGAGACAACGGCTGGTGTCTGGCGCTGGTTGAACCGGACGGCGAACGGACTTTTATGTCCTTCAGCGGGGTTGAGAATCAGTGGAGCGACAGTTGGCTGGCGTCGTTATTCGTCGCATCGGGGAGTTTGGTCTACCTTTCTGGCTATCAACTGGCGGCACCGTGCGGTGAGCCTCTGGTGAGCTGGCTGGAAAATTTGCATAACGTCACGCCATTCATCGATTTTGGCCCACGCATTGCCGATATACCGGCAAGCCTGATGGCACGCATTATGGCGCTTCACCCCGTGGTTTCCCTTAATCGTCAGGAAGCGGATGTGGCGGCGGATATGCTCGGCGTGTCGGCTGATGTGCAAACGCTGGGGCGAGCCTGGCAGGCGGCGTATTGTGCCCCGGTGATTATTCGTCAAGACAAAGCGGGAGCGTGGTATTTCGACGCGACTTCTGAAGGCATCGTCGCCCCGTTTCCGGCAACGGTAGTGGATACTATCGGGGCAGGGGACAGTCACGCGGGCGGGACGCTGGCTGGTTTGGCCGCTGGGTGGTCGTTGGGCGATGCCGTCACGCTGGGGAACGCCGTTGCGGCGTATGTCGTGAGTCACCGCGGCGGAGACTGCGCGCCTACGTTGGATGAACTGCGTACGCGGTTACTCCTCGCAGATGAAAACGTATAGATCGCTACGGCAATAGCTGATGCTGTACTCAATGGGCCGGTTCTGCGGGTCGAGCGCAATCTGCTTGATGACCAGAACCGGTACTTTATTATCAAGCTGAATGTGTGACTGAAACTCGGCATCGGGCATACGGGCACTGACGCGGCTGCGTGTACGCTGCGGATTGATGTTCTGACTACGAAAATAGTCATAAAGCGAGACGCCGATATCCTCAGCGTCAGCGATCAGATCAACAGGAACATACGATTCTTCAATCGAAACGGCATCCTCATCCACATAGCGAATACGTTTCAACAGAAAAACGGGAGTGTCTGGCGCAATAGCTAACTGCTCGGCTACTTCCTTGCTGCTTTTTACGATCTGTTTGTTTACCCACAGCGTGTTGGGCTTTTTACCCCGCAGCACGACCTGTTGTGAAAATCCGCGCGCCTCTTTCAACGAATATTCGAAAATATTATTGATTTGCGTCCCGTAGCCGCGCACGCGGGTCACCACACCTTCTTCTTCCAGCGTCTGCATCGCTTTGCGCACGGTAATGCGGGATACGCCGGCTAACTGACTTAGGTCACGTTCTCCCGGCAGAATATTGCCATGTTCCAATGCACCGCTGCGCACTGCATTTTTTACCGTTTCGGCAAACTTTAGATAGAGTGGGGTATTATCTGCTGTCGCAAAGCGCTGAGTAAGCTGTTCTATTAATCGAGTATGCGCGTGTTCCATTCTTCTCTGATCCTGATCGGTTTGCGTAGAGGTAATAATACCACTGGTATTATTACCGCTATACTGGAAATGGCAATCGCGGCGTTGCCACATAAAATAAAGTATATTTAGTGATTTTCAGCATGTTTACCTGTCACGAAAACGTCATCTATTCTTTGTAGTGCTCATCATTAATTCCATATATGAGTTATTTTATTTAATGGTGTTTATTAATTAATAGCGTAAAAGAATGTCGTAGTTATTAGGAATAATCCCATGATTGTTAAAATACAACAGATTACGGCATTCACCGATAATTTTATGTTATGGGGGTGAATAAGTTTTTTGTTCTTTTTATTTTCTTTAAACTGGGTTTTCGTGTTGGTTTGTTGGTTGGAAATCCATTTGGTGTCTTTTTTTGTATAAAGGTTTGGTTGAACGTATTAATTATTTTTCTGCGTTTTAAGATAAATGGCTGTTGTGGAATGTGATCGCATTCAAGTTTTATTTTGCTGTGCCGTTATGGATAGT
It encodes:
- a CDS encoding nucleoside permease, translated to MKTTAKLSFMMFVEWFIWGAWFVPLWLYLSKSGFTAGEIGWSYACTAIAAILSPILVGSLTDRFFAAQKVLAVLMFAGAILMYLAAQQTEFMYFFPLLLAYSLTYMPTIALTNSIAFSHVADVERDFPRIRVLGTIGWIASGIVCGFLPTWLGFSDISPTNVPLLITAASSALLGVFAFFLPNTPPKSTGKMDVKVMLGLDALVLLKDKNFLVFFVCSFLFAMPLAFYYIFATGFLTEVGMKNATGWMTLGQFSEIFFMLALPFFTKRFGIKKVLLLGLVTAAIRYVFFVYGDAYHYFTYALLFLGILLHGVSYDFYYVTAYIYVDKKAPVHMRTAAQGLITLCCQGFGSLLGYRLGGVMMEKLFAHGEPVNGLTFNWTGMWLFGAVMIAIIALIFILFFRESDKTISTIDVDGAKNKHFSTEESK
- a CDS encoding ADP-ribosylglycohydrolase family protein, with amino-acid sequence MKQERILGALYGQALGDAMGMPSELWPRTRVKAHFGWIDRFLPGPVENNAACYFGRGEFTDDTSMALSLADAIIECDGDINADAIGRHILKWAESFDAFNKNVLGPTSKIALKAIRQGTPVSELENNGVTNGAAMRASPLGCLLPAHDLDEFIDQVALASSPTHKSDLAIAGAVVVAWAISRAVDGASWQEIVDALPSVARHAQEKRITTFSASLAARLELALSIVRRANGTESASEQLYQLIGAGTSTIESVATAIAMVELAQTDPNRCAILCANLGGDTDTIGAMATAICGALHGVTAIDAALKQELDDINQLDFRRYASLLQQYRSAREA
- a CDS encoding PfkB family carbohydrate kinase, whose protein sequence is MKASELAAKLDGLTTRQPLTIIGAAVIDVIADAYALPYRGCDIELKQQSVNIGGCALNIAIALKRLGIAAQNALPVGQGVWADIIRQSLEKQNITTVVQTDSGDNGWCLALVEPDGERTFMSFSGVENQWSDSWLASLFVASGSLVYLSGYQLAAPCGEPLVSWLENLHNVTPFIDFGPRIADIPASLMARIMALHPVVSLNRQEADVAADMLGVSADVQTLGRAWQAAYCAPVIIRQDKAGAWYFDATSEGIVAPFPATVVDTIGAGDSHAGGTLAGLAAGWSLGDAVTLGNAVAAYVVSHRGGDCAPTLDELRTRLLLADENV
- a CDS encoding GntR family transcriptional regulator, which produces MEHAHTRLIEQLTQRFATADNTPLYLKFAETVKNAVRSGALEHGNILPGERDLSQLAGVSRITVRKAMQTLEEEGVVTRVRGYGTQINNIFEYSLKEARGFSQQVVLRGKKPNTLWVNKQIVKSSKEVAEQLAIAPDTPVFLLKRIRYVDEDAVSIEESYVPVDLIADAEDIGVSLYDYFRSQNINPQRTRSRVSARMPDAEFQSHIQLDNKVPVLVIKQIALDPQNRPIEYSISYCRSDLYVFICEE